Genomic window (Zingiber officinale cultivar Zhangliang chromosome 2B, Zo_v1.1, whole genome shotgun sequence):
AGTAGGTAACTAGGCATATAAAACTATAGTCATTTTGGTTCACAGGGCAAAGTTCCCTAAAAACTTTCCATGAAATTATTACTGCTATGTTTTATTACAAAAATGAATAAGAATTATTAATTTCCATGAAATTATTATTAACTAATCATTCTCCCTCTATTCCCACTCCATTTGAAAACACTACCTATTCCCCCTCTATTCCGTTCACCAAGTGACCCATCTGAACTAGGTGAGCTGGGTCACATTGGCCAAATGGGTCGAGAGAGCTGGACGAGCCGGGTCAGGTAAGCTGGGCCAGATGGATCAAACTTACCAACCAAGCCATGTGAGCAGACTAAGAAGAGATCAAGGTGGAGGGACTGCGTAGGTTGAGGAAACAATTTTCTGTTAATTGGAGGACTACTTTATCTTAGTGAAGATTTTTTGCTTGTCTATTACTTGAAAGGTTGCTACAAATCAAAAATGAAAATGATTCATCAAATTCTATTGCATGAACCCAACTGAGAGTAGATAGCCATATTTCATTGCCTATCAATTCCATTCAATGAATCAAATGCAGCATAAGTGTTGTGAAATAGTCACTTCATTTGCAGTATAATCGTTTAGCTGAGATGCTTATCTACAATTGGCATGAGAACTGTCTCTCTTGCAGACAAAATAGCAACTGATTTCATTCATTTATACCATGCTTGTTAGCAAAATTACACGTACTTCTTTAAAGAGGTTCTCTCACCGGCAGTAAACCCAATCCTTAAATGTTACTTTATAGGTCTTCATAAAGGTGACTTTTGTGTGCTCATGTTGTATTAATAAAGATACAAATATAACAGTATATCAAGGCCAAGTTCATCACAATAAAAACGAGACGCCTAAATTGGAAAAAGATCATTATTGATGTGATGCTATTAAACAATAATAAGtaaaaaaagaataataaagacaatttaaaaaatatgaggtGGCATGCTCACTATAATGCCTCTGCCATCAAGCACAACCCTCGCACCACTTTCTATGCCACTTTGAATCAATTTGCTGATGCGATCCTTTGCCTGTCAAATAACATGGATAGCCCAACAAAATTAGATAAGAAGTTTAAGGGGAAAGTACTATGTCAATCATATCAAATATCTATAACAATTTAAGTGAAACATTGAACTAGAAGCAGCATGCTAAAGTCATACGAGAAACTAGCTAAAACATCAAACCTGGATGAGCAAAATAGGGACCAAACTTTATGAATAAACTCCTAAATTCCACATTGTTGGATTAGTGAGTTTGAGAAAGCTtgcaaataatttaaaaaattcccaAATCCTTGATTAATCATCATAAAAATATACAAGATCTGAGTTGCAAGTCCAATGCCAGGTTCAAACTGTAAGTTTCTGACTTTCTCCAAAAGATATACCAGTATCTGAAGGCCCACACTAATAAATAATACATGTATGAGCCAGAGAGACTTTCTAATTATTATAAAATCAGTTTATTAATGTTTCTGTTTATGAAGATCTAGAGCCAACTAATATAACCTCGCACAACAATTTCAGATCAATTTAGTCTGGTCTGGGTGTCTGCTGCCATTGTTTTGTTGGCAAATTGCACAGCTCATACAAGTCAAAACCCTATTTCTTCTTTAATTTGCAATCAGCGATTATAGAATGTACATAGGCACATAACTGGGACTCGATGAAGAAAACCCCACTTATGTGAACATGCCTGAGTCCATTATTCTTGCTTCAACACTAGTGCATTCAAAACATGTAGTCAAATTTTATACCCAAAATAGAAACTAAAAAATTCCATCCCGCCTATTCTTCTTGCATTAGGAAATGTTTAGCCAAATAATATAATAGCATATCACTAATCACCTACAGGCAAAGAAAATAATCATCATAAATCAACTACTTGTGACACTTATCATTACTTGGATTATTTGATTAGAATCTTACGACGGGGGAAAACCAACTTCACGTTGATCAGTATGGTTGTACCATCTTACTTTCGACCACTAAATTGGTTGCACTAAACTTCTAACTAAAAAAGTAAAATTGTGGTTTCAATTAAGGGGAACACATTCAAGAATTGAAAGGAAACAAAAAACAGAGTGAAGAGTTCTGGATCATCTCCATCACCAATCTCTATTTCCATACAGTTGttcaaaaaataaatcaaacttcCAACAAATTTACTAAAAACTAATTAGTAATTATTATCTGGTCTAGTGAAATCAGTGAATGACTAAAATTAGTTCAGTGTGAATGCTTGGCATAAGAATTACTAGGAGGAATCTGCATAATTGTTGTATACCTGTCGACTGATCACAGGACCAAGGTCTGTCCCTGGCTCAGTTCCTGCATTTACCTTCAGTTCTGTGGCACGTCTAGTTAGTTCATCCTCCCtggtaaaaataaaaatcactagCATGCCCCTCTTATAAAAATAGATAAATACGCATAACTACTAGATCAAGAATCATATTGATATACCATGATTTTGAGCCTCCAACAAACACAGCAGTGCTCAGTGCCATGCACCTTTGACCTGCAGCACCAAATCCAGCAGCaatcaaagaattcaaagttgCATCTGGACTGGCATCAGGCATGATAATTGCATGATTTTTTGCACCCATGTTTGACTGAAGAGTGAAAAATAGAATGGCATTTCCATCATCGAtgcaaataaattatatatatatatatatatataagagaacAAAATATGACCAATAATAAACATAATGAAACATTAAAGGTTGTTTACCTGAACCCGTTTTCCTTTTGCAGCTGCCCTAGCATATATGTGCATGCCAGCCTACACAAACACGCAAGACATAAAATTAAAGATAATAGTCAGTAAAGGTTAAAAGAATACACAATCAGGTCTACAAAGTAAAAATTTTGAAGCTCATTTAATCAAATCCATTAGGAAACATAGATATACAACTGTCACCTGGATAAATTAACTTATTGCCACCTGGAAACTAAGAATCAACAaggtgatatctaaaatatctcCAGACAAATTTCTAAAATAAACAGGCAAATATTTTGGAGCTATCAAAGTATTTCACTAGTAATATTTAATACAAGAACAAGAAGTTGAGTCCTATCAATTTGGGGCCAGTTATATGGATCTTATGTCTCTATTTAACAAAAATTTACACAAAATAGAAAATTCAGGATCTGCGAGGTTTGGGTCATTGACCGTATGGTGAACCTAGTCGCTCTATTTATTCATCAAGTATGCATTTAGTCATTACTTGCAATCCCTTCCTAGTTGGTCCTGCGAGTTCAGTTACTGTTGGATGTGAGAAACACTTTACCACATTATACTCAAAGACCGTGATTTTGATATGAGAAAGCAGCTAGTATGATAGAACTCAGACTAGTTTAGTTTTCATTAAACTAAGATCTCAATAGCTGAAGTTACTAGAACATCAAAATGTATCACACATTTTCTCTATTTTGTACTCGAATCTCATGAATACTTGTGAAGATATTGGCACAAGCATTCTTCATGTAATCTTCAAGGATATGGATGAAGAAATTTCAGTACCAGAAAGAATTCTAATTTCTTAGTAATTGGTCAAGGCAAGACCCATATCCCCATGGTGATACCATGTTAGAGTATCCACATCACATTccctatccaaaatttaaaatttaggatagagaaactactttattaaatttggataaaCCATGTTAGAGCATCTACATCAGCTTCCCTATAATTTattatatctttatttttttctctcctctATATTGTTTTATTAGTATCTATGAAATGGCAAACGTGGGAGTGGAAAGTGAGAATTAGAGGAAATAATAGCTTAATGTTTAGGTAATGGATTTCATTCCCCAAATTTAAAGTACTatttataaaatctaaatttagggcagctgatgcaaagatttttttttttttttttttttgtataaaatgtaaaatttaagataaaatctttGTTTAGGGAATCTGATATGGATGTTCTTAGCTAAACATTTAGCTGACATCTCCTCAAAGAAACCAGTTAGCCTAATTATGCTTCTCGTGTCATCATTTTTAAACAATCTTATGTTAACAAAAGAAAACATCAACTAAAACTGTGAACAATTGAAATTATTGCGCACTACAAGACCGAAATCCAAAATTATGACCGATGATGTATAGGAACATccatttattttttatgattacATAAGGATCTAATACAAATAGCTAAATCATGCACCCTTTATCTAATGATTTTGGAACAAAAGCATCATTCGACGGTAAACAAACTTCTAAAAAACGTTAAGATACCCATTAAAAgcttatatttttaaaaactggGAATCTTGTTTGAAACTATATACTACTAACCCATGTTTGCAAAATCGCGATTCTAGATTGTAGGATCGCACCGAATCGGATTGATTTTTTAGTGAAATTTGAGCAAGATTGGTGGGATCGTAGCAAGATCGGAGTAGAatctttgagaggtcataacttttgactcggattgaaccaggGGACCTATAATATCTCAAATCTAAGCATGTTCAGAAATCTAGAGTCTAGTATTCGGTGAAACCCGTAACCACCCAAtttcaaacccaaaaaatatcatttaaagtcTTTTTGAAAACCAGACAGATTTTTAgtcttttttattatcttttggaCTATTTTATAATTTAGGTTATTTTCATCTTTTGCAGAATTAGGGTTAGGGTTCTGAGACTATTTAAACATCTAATTagttatttttgagttagtttttgatCAATAATATTCTACCGTTTCTTTTCCTCAAAACGATGAGTTTTTGGGGGTCTTATTCTGCGGAATCAactaatctttaaaaattattttccgcATTCGTGTTCGAATCAAAGGTTTCAATAGCTTATGCTATGTCAGCTGCTTTGTTGGTCTTTAAACTGAGTCATCTTGTGAACCAAGGGAACATTCTTGACGTTAAATGTGATTATTGTTATTGTATTAGTAGAAATTTTATACTCTTTTATTTTTgtaatatgaaaatataaatattattaagtgTTAttatgctagaatagtaattaaattactaattaatttaaatttatacatgTAATAATGTCATCTATAATGTCAAGTGTCGACAATTGCATGTATATGCAAAATTATTaatctatttatatgtaaatgatgTTTTTAGACATTtgttctaattattaatcatataCCATAAAATTTCAAGAGTTTTTGATAAGATCGTATTATTCTACAATTCGATCCTAACTAATCCGATCCTGACCCCAAATTGATCCTACATAAGATCACGATTCTGTAAACTATGCTACTAACTACTGAGTTCTCAGCAAGATAGGCATATCTGTTGAATCAAATAGAAATCAAAGTAATATCTATGGGGACAAAAATTACTGTACTTGTGCTTAACTAATTCTTGTATTGAATGGAATCAAGTCCATCCCCAGTCCACACCAAGATTTAAAATCTCGACCTGTGCCAAGGTTTCAATCTCAGACGAGAACGATACTGTTTCAATATCGAATCGTGTCGTGCTGATATAGTTTCAGAATTGTTTAACtataaatataaatgtaaattaatatttaattataaaagatgttttatattttgagatgttgaatttatattttaatattttctcaTAAGATAATGcctattaaattttaataaaaaatattttaaaaaataagtaattcttaaaattcaaaactaaatttaaaattataaaaaaaaattataaaattatttgaaaattttaaattatttttttattgtatttgtaaattttaaattttaaaaaatgtatttgaaatgtttaagaattatatttttttttatttttttagattatttcaaatttatgtttaattttaaaatttaaaattaattaaaaattttgaaataattttaaatattttataattattattaataatagtttatttataaaaatatatatttaaaaaataaaaaataaactaaataaagaaaactaaaaaaaacacGGTTGCAATGATCTACAAGACCATCGCTACATCGTGATCATTGCGGAGGATTTAggaatatataatattttattaaagttttttagaattttaaattaatttttatatttttttatgagaaaatttaattaggattttaaaaaatatatttgattatttatttgaattagagaTAATTAgatcattaaaaaataataataataatataactaaataaataaataaaatatttaattaattagataattttattagaatttaattAAATCTCTTTGAATTATCTCCATCCATCttaggaattgttttaatttttttaaaaaaaacatttaattaaaaaaactgaTCGCGGCCCATGCGTGACCGTGGTCACACGGCCCCTCCGGTGCAGCAACGATGGTCGCACGGCCCCTCCGACGCAGTAGCGGGGGTCCCGTGACCCCTCCTGCACGGCCAGAGTCATCACGACGCCCCTCTAACACGGTCGAAAGTGTCGCGCGGCCGCAAGCGTCGCGACGCCCTTCCTGCCTGGCCATGAGCCTCGCAACGCCCTTCCTACGTGACCGCGGGCGTTGCGACGACTCCAGGGGACTAGTGCCAAGTTCGTGTCGGTCAAGGTTAGCAAGCGGAATGAAATGTTTCGTCCGTTTCGACTAGTTCGGCACGAGATCTCAATCCCTGGTCTACACAACTAAAATTTAATAGGTCAGCTGTTTACCACTCTCAATCCTGAAATTTCTTCATCTACCACAATGTTGCATGAAACATTTAATGTTAATATGAAACTGGGTATATATTTCTCATTTTACTAACTAatgttgttattttattaaaGAATATAATTCCTTGTTACTTGCCTAAATTCTTCTCCGTATTCTCTTATTATCAGCAGGTCATCCATGTATGTTTCTTGCAAATTTTTTTCATGTGTCTATGCATGAACTTTTGGGGCCTGAAAGACTTCAGAATTATACAAAAAGGAAATGCACAATATCTAGGGAAAGAAGAAATGCCTGTTttgattattgatttatctaatgAATATTTAGACGAATCAAAGAAGAAATGCACGTTTTGACTATCTAATGGATATTTAGATTAAGCAAatgtatttttcttttaaaaagcatCATTATACATGATCATCCAAAAGAATAGAAGgtagaaaaaaaggaaaatacaAAGAAGAAAGACATGTTGGTAAACAAACAAGTGCTATATCATTTCAATATTGATTTATCTCATAGATACATTGAGAAACAAACCAACTGCAAAAATACACTCAACAGATCTGGGATGAAAAATGTAGCACAAAAATGCATCAATTACGACCAATTAGCAGATTGGCATTGCCAAATATTTGCAgaaacaaagctcaagatgtgaTAATCCATAACAAATTATGATCAAAAGCGCGACTTACTGTGTTTGATCCAACAAATGATATAGCTTTGATGTCGTCATCATCACaaatgttgttcacaacatcctGTTAAATAACATAGACAAAGTAGCTAGATAACTAAAGACATGAGAAGTTAACTATTAATGCTGTAGATAAATGGAAAGCATCAATGAAACCACATACGAAACCCAGTAGCCAATGATAATGCTTCACTTTCCCAGGTCATTCGGGTGTCTGATACAAGAGACAAAACATGCCTAATGTACAAAGCTTTCTCAAGATGAGTGCAAGGGCCTGTTCAATTTtacttctgatttttttttttactttattcaaTAGTTGTAGTAGAAGTCGATAGCTGATGAGTCCCATGATATCCAGTAACTtcaacttatatatattttttattactttttttgGTGGAGCATAGCTTATATATAGCTATCGTCTAGATAGTGCAATATTACTAttgaattaaaatattccttgAATCCACTTTTATCTCCTCTTTACTAATTCACACTATTCTCTTAATTTTTCCTCTAGTATATTATAGTTTCCTCTATTCTCTTCCTGTTATTAAATATGTAGGTTTAAAGTAACTAGAATTGTTGATTATAACAAAATTCTAGAGTAAAATGGACTTTTTTCCCCACTTATTGGCGCACATATATTATCCATAGTGTAACTAACTAGTACGTTTCCACAGAGAGGATAGCAGTGCATTAGTTATCAGTTAGAAATACTAACATTGGTTCCGTGAACAATGTTTAAGACACCATCTGGTAACCCTGCCTCAATCGCTAGCTCAGCAAGCATCATTGAAGCCCCTGAAAGAATTATCAGAATTACTAACTATTTTTGTTATCAACTACATAATCTAAATACACTTTTTCAGGAACTATTGTAGTTTTTTTGTTAGGAAAGAAAGTTACAAACAAATTCTTACTTTGGACCTAAAATAATTTCCTACATCAACATTAATGTCACACTAAATAAAGGCACATCTGATGAAATAAACTTATACATGTGCGTTGGTCCCAGATCACCATGCTAATCAGCACAATCTAATTTCAGCAAATTACATACAGGTATGGGAAGAAGTCTCCATATGAGAATTACTAAAATTAGAACAAGATAATATAATTTATTGAGAGGTAATTTGAGAAATAAATCATAGTAAGAATTTTTTGAGATGATCTCACTGATGGCAAATCCCCAATTATTTGTTTTATAATACCATGTGTTTTAGCTTGTCAAGTTTGATCAAATGACTACTTATTCCAAAAGATTAAAGCTATTTGGAAAACAgttttgtattttattattattaaaacatCTTCAAATATGGGCGAGCGAACCAAACTGTACTGGCCCACCTAATACATGGAATGACTCAACTTACAATGGGGTGTATATACTTAAGTATTGGATACTAATAGGAccagaagcaacattgtgttagcTTGCTTGTGGGACCACTTATCCCAAAACCTAAGTCGCTAGAAAAGGATTCACCACATATTTCATATTCTTAActtggaagagaaaaaaaatcttctaGCTATTAGTTCCCAAGAAAAGCTAGACTATCCTATTAGGCATTGAATATCTTCATAATAAAATAGAacattcaaaaaatattaatacttgTAACAGAAATCCAAGAGCTTCTTTACTGATCATAGTTAGGAAAAATATGCTACAATTATGATAAGAGTTGATGACAAACTGGTATCCGactgttaaaagaaaatttaggtgTATGTATATATTTTACCTGGATCTTTCTCTGACGGCTTTAAAACAAAAGTATTTCCACAAGTAACAGACATTGGAAACATCTGCAAATAATAGATAGATATTCATACTTAATTTCCAAGTGCTAAGGATGCACAACACCAAGAGTACAATGAAACTTGTAGAATTTTAAGGCATATCTACCCACCCATAGGGGAATCATAGCTGGGAAATTGAATGGACATATCCCAGCACACACACCAAGTGGTTCTCTAATGCTATATGTGTCAATGCCATTTGAGACATTGGAGATGTATTCACCCATCTGCAATGTTGCCATTCCACAAGCATGCTCCACCACCTCTGGAATAACAATCACTGCAGTTATGTATCTATCTATCTCTAAAACATTTGACTGATCTAATGTCTGTCAGATAAGGGAGTCCGATAAATAAGTAgacaaatagaaaaaaaaaagatttttagcTGACCTAGACCACGGAAAACATCACCCTGAGCATCTTTCAGAGTCTTCCCCTGTTCAGTTGTGATATTCAAGGCAAGTTTATCCTACAGCAAAGATATCAAACACAGACTTTAGAAACAAATGGAAATCCACCTAACAAATAGGCTTCTATAGCAGAGTTACCATATCTCTTCGGATAAGCTCCTGAAGCTTCAGCATGATCCGCTGTCGAGCAGTTACTGGTGTATTTCTCCAATGTGGAAAAGCCCCTTTGGCTGCATTCACTGCTGCTTTGAACTCTTCATCAGTGGTCATCGGAACCCTAGAAACTACTTCTTGTGTTGCCTTGCATAGCCAAATAATATGAAAATCAGATCTTACATAGAAGTTCTTGTGCCAAACTTAACTAGATTATCAATTTGCAGCAATTAGGTGTTTCAACTACAAGTATCTGATTTCGAATCGTGTTCTACATATTTCTTGGAATAACAGATGAAATCCTCTAGTTCTGAATCAAATTGGATAAAAATAAGGGGCCTAATATTGGCAATCAGATCATCATCGAACAAGAAAGCATTTTATCCGTCAGTTGCTCAAATGAAACA
Coding sequences:
- the LOC122047070 gene encoding methylmalonate-semialdehyde dehydrogenase [acylating], mitochondrial-like isoform X1; the protein is MLRSSLHRASDARAWRRLAASVGVLHLSTAAQASATHGAHPPRVRNLIGGAFVESQSKDWIDVVNPATQEVVSRVPMTTDEEFKAAVNAAKGAFPHWRNTPVTARQRIMLKLQELIRRDMDKLALNITTEQGKTLKDAQGDVFRGLEVVEHACGMATLQMGEYISNVSNGIDTYSIREPLGVCAGICPFNFPAMIPLWMFPMSVTCGNTFVLKPSEKDPGASMMLAELAIEAGLPDGVLNIVHGTNDVVNNICDDDDIKAISFVGSNTAGMHIYARAAAKGKRVQSNMGAKNHAIIMPDASPDATLNSLIAAGFGAAGQRCMALSTAVFVGGSKSWEDELTRRATELKVNAGTEPGTDLGPVISRQAKDRISKLIQSGIESGARVVLDGRGIIVPGHEHGNFVGPTILADITGDMECYKEEIFGPVLLLMTADNLDEAIQIVNSNKYGNGASIFTTSGASARKFQTEIEAGQVGINVPIPVPLPFFSFTGSKASFAGDLNFYGKAGVQFNTQIKTVTQQWKDTSGQGISLAMPTSHKS
- the LOC122047070 gene encoding methylmalonate-semialdehyde dehydrogenase [acylating], mitochondrial-like isoform X2 — its product is MLRSSLHRASDARAWRRLAASVGVLHLSTAAQASATHGAHPPRVRNLIGGAFVESQSKDWIDVVNPATQEVVSRVPMTTDEEFKAAVNAAKGAFPHWRNTPVTARQRIMLKLQELIRRDMDKLALNITTEQGKTLKDAQGDVFRGLEVVEHACGMATLQMGEYISNVSNGIDTYSIREPLGVCAGICPFNFPAMIPLWMFPMSVTCGNTFVLKPSEKDPGASMMLAELAIEAGLPDGVLNIVHGTNDVVNNICDDDDIKAISFVGSNTAGMHIYARAAAKGKRVQSNMGAKNHAIIMPDASPDATLNSLIAAGFGAAGQRCMALSTAVFVGGSKSWEDELTRRATELKVNAGTEPGTDLGPVISRQAKDRISKLIQSGIESGARVVLDGRGIIVPGHEHGNFVGPTILADITGDMECYKEEIFGPVLLLMTADNLDEAIQIVNNMAMGHPYLRHQVLLQENFKLKLRLVRLASMCRFLYHCRSSHSLAPRLLLLGI